ACTACCTTGTTAAATTCTGATATCGCGCTATTGTAATCACCCTTTGCATAGTATGCCTCACCTGACCAGTATAGAACGTCCTCAGAAAGGGCATGCTTTGGATATAATTTCCGGAAATCCTTAAAGCTGCTTAATGCATCATCAAATTTTCCGGTCAGAAAAACTTCAAGTCCCTGCCGGTAAAGGTCTTCAGGACTGACATTTTTCCTGATAGTTATATCATTCTGCTGCCTGCTTGCAGTATTTGCCTTTTCAGACAATTCAACAGAGGGAAGCACATTGGTCTCTTTCTTAATATTCGGGGTATAGACTTCACCTGCCGTTGTGCTGGAAGACGATACCGCTTTATTAGCGATGGCCGATGAAGGGACAGTAGTTGACGTTGTTACATCCGGAAGATAATAATAAACCGATGCTCCGACAAGTAGAAGTGCCATAACCGCTGCGAGCCCATAATAAATTTTGGGGGAGAGATTAATTCCTGATCCTGATGAACCGTTATTCAAATGATTAATTGCATACTTTACATGCTTGGATGTTATAGTGCTGCTCTCCTCAAGAAATGCGGACATTATGGCCCTTGATGAAACAAGGTTTATCTTCCGGGGAATTCCCTGTGAGTAAGCAAAGATAGGTTTTTTAAGGCCTTTGTCAAGCTTCAGAAAGCCCTTACCCGCTTTGATAAGCCTGTAATTTATATATTCAAGCATCTCATCACTATCGAGCGGCTTTAATTTCATGCTTACGGTTATCCTCTGCCTCAGCTGCCTGAAACTATCCTCATTCAGCATTTCATCAAGCTCCGGCTGTCCAACAAGGAGTATCTGCAATAGCTTCTCCTTCTCGGTCTCGAGGTTTGAAAGCAGCCTCAGTTCTTCAACCGTGTCGGCAGGAAGACTCTGTGCTTCATCAACTATGATTATTACCGGTATCTTTTCATACGACTTTTGGAGCAGGAAATCCCTGAACACCTTTAGTATTTCAGACTTGCCCTTGTTATCATATTTGATCTTCAGGTCATCAAGCACAGAAACGATGAACTCCTCGGGAGAGAGACGCGGCGTAAGTATAAGCGCTATCTCAGCATTATCCTTCCACTTCTCGATAAAGATCTTTATAAGGGTGGTCTTGCCGGTGCCGGGCTCGCCTGTAATAAGACAGAAACCCTCTCTCTGCTCAATAACATAGTCGAGTGACTGCAGCGCTTCCTTATGGCACTCGGATGAGAAGAAGTAACCGGGGTCAGGGGTTAACTTGAAAGGATCCTCTTTTAATCCGAAAAACTTGAGAATATCCATTACGCGTTGATCTCTGCGATAAGGTCGTATATAGGAAGCATAAGCCCGATGATAATAACACCAAACATTAAGCCGATTACTCCTATAACTATGGGCTCGATCATCTTGGACATGTTAGCTGATACCTTATGAAGCTTCTTTAGATAATAATCCGAGACATAGCCATACTGCTCATCAAGATTTCCACTTGCCTCTCCTATATCTACCATTCTGGTTACGAGAGGAGGGAATATCCATTGCTTTCTCATCGCATCCGATATCCTGCTGCCTGTAGTAATATCCTCTCTCTCGATCTCTATAGCGCGTTTAAATACGTCATTTTCCATAAGATCACCGACAATCTCCAAAGCCCTGTCGATTGTAATACCCGCAACGGTAAGGATTCTCATCTGCTCAGCATAAAGCGCAAGAAGTTTATTGTAAACAACGAGTTTTACAATAGGCGTCTTAAGCAAGGCAAGGTCAATGTAGTACCTGGTCTTCGGGAACTTCCTGAGCGTCTTATATGTGAAGATAATGGATATAGGGAATAGGAAGATCGGATATTTATATGCCTGAACAAACTCGCTTGTATACAAAAGTCCCCTGGTAATAGGCGGGAGTGTGACCTGCATGCTCTTGAAGACATCCATTATCTTGGGCAGAACATACAGCATCCAGAACATCATGGCGCCGAAGGTCGTTACTAACGCAAATGTCGGGTATATAAGCGCCCCCTTTATGGCTCCGGCAAGGTCCTCCATCCTCTGCAGATGGATAGCTACATCCTCAAGGCTCTGGTCAAGACGGCCGGTCTCCTCGCCTATCATGGACAGGTGACGGAAAATATCAGGGAATATGTCGTTGTGTTTTGTTACAGCATTGGAGAAACTGGAGCCGTGCTCAAGCATCTCAGCCATATTATCTATCTTGCTCTGGAAATACTTGTTCTCCATGCCCTCGGCGATACTGCTTAATCCGGACATAATGGGAACACCGGCCCTGAGCATGACTGACATGTTATTGGCAAACTCGATAACATCTTCCCGCTTGATCTTCTCCCGCCTGGCAAGAAGACCTTTGAGAGCTACAACATACTCGCTGGTCTGGTTGATATTCAGCAGATGCAGCCCTGCAGCGGATATGCTCTCAATGGCAGCCTGAAGGTTGATCTCTTCGATCATGCCCTTGATTACAGTGCCTTCCTGATCAATTGCTTTATACGAATATATCGGCATTATCCCGCGACCCTCAAGATTTCCTCAAATGTAGTTATCCCGCTTATGGCCTTTTGTATCCCGTTGATCCTCATGGTCTTCATCCCGTTTTTAAGCGCCGCATCAAGCATCGAGTTTGCAGATGCGCCTGTATAAATAAGTTCTTTTATATGGTCATCTACGATAAATATCTCACCTACAGTAGTCCTGCCCAGATAACCCGTACCGCTGCAATCGGTACAGCCTGTTCCTTTGTAAACGGTCTTAACATCATCATAACCTATAAAACCCATTTCTTCCAACTCACCGGGTTTAAGTTGATACTCGACCTTGCATTTTGAGCATATCTTTCTTACAAGCCTCTGGCCTATTACCGCAAGTAGCGCCGAAGAGAGCAGGAAGCGGTCAACATTAAAATTAACCAGCCTCGGAATGGTGCTGACCGCGTCATTTGTATGCAACGTGCTCAAAACAAGATGGCCGGTTATTGATGCCCTGAGCGCAATAGTGGCGGTCTCTTCATCCCTTATCTCACCAAGCAATATCACATCAGGATCCTGACGCATAAAAGTCCTGCCTGCCGCTTCAAAACTGTAACCTGCCTTATCATTGACGCTGGTCTGCTTGACCATGCTCAGCCTGTATTCCACCGGGTCCTCTACAGTAAGCACATTCTTCTCTATCAGGTCTATCTCCCTTAAAGCGGCATACAGCGTAGTGGTCTTACCGCTGCCGGTTGCCCCGCATATAAGCACCATTCCATAAGGCTTTAAAAACAAGCGCCTCAGCTTATCCGTGTCTTCTTTATCAAAACCAAGTGAAGACAACCTGAGTATCGCGCCGCCGCTGCCCAGTATCCTTATGACAAGGTTTTCGCCGTAAATCGTAGGCATTGTAGAAACACGCATATCATATCTTGAGTTAAGGAAGGTGAATGAGAAAGAGCCGTCCTGCGGCACCCTTGTTTCAGCTATATCAAGCTTAGACAATATCTTTATCCTGGAAATAATGCCGTTATGCACAATTTTAGGCAGGCAGTGCGCCTGCTGAAGAACACCGTCTATACGAAAAAAGACATGCACGGTTTCAGGAGTAGGAGTTACATGGATATCAGTACATTTTCTTCTGATGGCATCTTTAACCAGAAAGTCAGTAAGCTGAGACACCTTGGTGCCTGTAAGTTCACCTGTCTTAACACTCTCGACGATCTTTTCAATGCCCTCAAGAATGGGGTTTTCAAGAAAATAAAATGCCTTCTCAAGTGTCGCCTCCACTATAGAGCCGTCAACCATCAATATCTTAGGAGGGTTTCCCGTGATTCTTGTAGCTGCGTCAACAGCACGCAAATTCTCAGAAGCTGTGATGCCTATAGTTATCACACCATCCTCAACCTTGAGAGGCACAAAGCCGATCTTTGAGGCAAGGTCTCGGGGCACAAGGCGTAATACATCCTCAGGTATATTGTATTGGGTAAGGTCCAGGAACGTCATTCCGGCCTGTTCAGCAAGGGTCTGGGTAATATCTTTTGAAGAGACAAAGCTCAGCTTTACGAGTATAAGACCGATCAGATGGCCGGTTATAGACTGTTCTGCCAGTGCTATCTTTATATGTGATTCTTTAACGAGACCTTTCTGCTGTAAAAGTTCTCCAAGTCTTAATGGCGGCATATTATCCTTAGGCTTTTAGAAGAAATAATAAATTCTGATGATATTGAAAACAGCTTGTCTGATTTCAAAAAAAGAAAAAAACATCCCATCTTACTTTCGGCTAACCTGTGACCCTTAATACCTCTTCAAGAGTGGTTATACCTTCAAGAGCTTTCTTTATGCCGTTCTGTCTGATAGTCTTCATGCCTTTTCCAACGGCCGCCTCTCTGAATGAGCTTATACTTGCGCTTGATGATATCAGTTCCCTGATATCATCATCAACCACAAGTATCTCGCCTATAGCCGTCCTTCCGATATAGCCTGTACCGTTACATACCGGACAGCCCCTGCCTCTGTAAGTTTTTCTTACACTGCCCTCAAGGTCAGGGAAGCCCATATTTGTAAGTTCTCTGGGCTCAAAGATATGCTCTTCCTTGCAGTTCAGGCAAATCTTCCTCACAAGCCTCTGGCCTACAATCGCCAACAGGGAAGTAGCTATTGCAAATCGTTCAATATTGAAATTAACAAGCCTTGGTATAGCGCTGGCTGCATCATCAGTATGAAGAGTGCTCAATACCAGATGTCCTGTGACAGAGGCTCCCAAAACTATCCTGGCATTTTCATCATCAGTTATCTCGCCAACAAGTATAACATCAGGGTCATGCCTCATAAAACTCTTTCCGGCTATAGAAAAAGTGTATCCGACTTTATCAGATACCCCTGTCTGTTTTATCATACTCAGCCTGGACTCGACCGGGTCTTCAACAGTTATAACACTCTTCTCTATTAAATCAATGTCCCTTAGAGCCGCAAAGAGCGTTGTGGTCTTGCCGGCTCCTGTGGGTCCGACTATCAATATCATCCCGCTTGGTTTTGAGAAGAGGTGTTTTATTAA
This region of Thermodesulfovibrionia bacterium genomic DNA includes:
- the ybgF gene encoding tol-pal system protein YbgF codes for the protein MDILKFFGLKEDPFKLTPDPGYFFSSECHKEALQSLDYVIEQREGFCLITGEPGTGKTTLIKIFIEKWKDNAEIALILTPRLSPEEFIVSVLDDLKIKYDNKGKSEILKVFRDFLLQKSYEKIPVIIIVDEAQSLPADTVEELRLLSNLETEKEKLLQILLVGQPELDEMLNEDSFRQLRQRITVSMKLKPLDSDEMLEYINYRLIKAGKGFLKLDKGLKKPIFAYSQGIPRKINLVSSRAIMSAFLEESSTITSKHVKYAINHLNNGSSGSGINLSPKIYYGLAAVMALLLVGASVYYYLPDVTTSTTVPSSAIANKAVSSSSTTAGEVYTPNIKKETNVLPSVELSEKANTASRQQNDITIRKNVSPEDLYRQGLEVFLTGKFDDALSSFKDFRKLYPKHALSEDVLYWSGEAYYAKGDYNSAISEFNKVVREYSGKKAPDALLMASSAFVKLNNKQKAEEVLKWLIEKYPDTRSAEKAKEKLKEIRLFP
- a CDS encoding type II secretion system F family protein, with amino-acid sequence MPIYSYKAIDQEGTVIKGMIEEINLQAAIESISAAGLHLLNINQTSEYVVALKGLLARREKIKREDVIEFANNMSVMLRAGVPIMSGLSSIAEGMENKYFQSKIDNMAEMLEHGSSFSNAVTKHNDIFPDIFRHLSMIGEETGRLDQSLEDVAIHLQRMEDLAGAIKGALIYPTFALVTTFGAMMFWMLYVLPKIMDVFKSMQVTLPPITRGLLYTSEFVQAYKYPIFLFPISIIFTYKTLRKFPKTRYYIDLALLKTPIVKLVVYNKLLALYAEQMRILTVAGITIDRALEIVGDLMENDVFKRAIEIEREDITTGSRISDAMRKQWIFPPLVTRMVDIGEASGNLDEQYGYVSDYYLKKLHKVSANMSKMIEPIVIGVIGLMFGVIIIGLMLPIYDLIAEINA
- a CDS encoding GspE/PulE family protein, yielding MPPLRLGELLQQKGLVKESHIKIALAEQSITGHLIGLILVKLSFVSSKDITQTLAEQAGMTFLDLTQYNIPEDVLRLVPRDLASKIGFVPLKVEDGVITIGITASENLRAVDAATRITGNPPKILMVDGSIVEATLEKAFYFLENPILEGIEKIVESVKTGELTGTKVSQLTDFLVKDAIRRKCTDIHVTPTPETVHVFFRIDGVLQQAHCLPKIVHNGIISRIKILSKLDIAETRVPQDGSFSFTFLNSRYDMRVSTMPTIYGENLVIRILGSGGAILRLSSLGFDKEDTDKLRRLFLKPYGMVLICGATGSGKTTTLYAALREIDLIEKNVLTVEDPVEYRLSMVKQTSVNDKAGYSFEAAGRTFMRQDPDVILLGEIRDEETATIALRASITGHLVLSTLHTNDAVSTIPRLVNFNVDRFLLSSALLAVIGQRLVRKICSKCKVEYQLKPGELEEMGFIGYDDVKTVYKGTGCTDCSGTGYLGRTTVGEIFIVDDHIKELIYTGASANSMLDAALKNGMKTMRINGIQKAISGITTFEEILRVAG